In Mycolicibacterium mucogenicum DSM 44124, the following are encoded in one genomic region:
- a CDS encoding phosphoglycerate kinase: MSIKTLDELLTEGVEGRGVLVRSDLNVPLDENGNITDPGRIIASVPTLAALADAGAKVVITAHLGRPKGGPDPKFSLAPVAAALGEKLGRHVQLAGDVVGTDALARAEGLTDGDVLLLENIRFDPRETSKDDAERAALARELAALVEGPDGSPGAFVSDGFGVVHRKQASVYDVANILPHYAGTLVATEVKVLEQLTSSTERPYAVVLGGSKVSDKLAVIENLATKADSIVIGGGMCFTFLAAQGLSVGTSLLQEEMIDTCKRLLDTYADVIHLPVDIVVADKFAADAVPETVASDRIPDGKMGLDIGPESVKRFTALLSNAKTVFWNGPMGVFEFPAFADGTRGVAEAIITATSKGAFSVVGGGDSAAAVRQLELAEDGFSHISTGGGASLEYLEGKTLPGIEVLGS, translated from the coding sequence ATGAGCATCAAGACCCTCGATGAGCTGTTGACCGAAGGCGTAGAGGGGCGGGGCGTCCTGGTCCGCTCCGACCTGAACGTCCCGCTCGACGAGAACGGCAACATCACCGATCCGGGCCGGATCATCGCCTCGGTCCCGACGCTGGCCGCGCTGGCCGACGCCGGTGCCAAGGTCGTCATCACCGCGCACCTGGGCCGGCCCAAGGGCGGACCGGACCCCAAGTTCTCGCTCGCGCCGGTTGCCGCCGCGCTCGGAGAGAAGCTGGGCCGCCACGTCCAGCTGGCCGGTGATGTCGTCGGCACCGACGCGCTCGCCCGCGCCGAGGGTCTGACCGACGGCGACGTGCTGCTGCTGGAGAACATCCGCTTCGACCCGCGCGAGACCAGCAAGGACGACGCCGAGCGCGCGGCCCTGGCCCGTGAGCTGGCGGCGCTGGTCGAGGGTCCCGACGGCTCGCCGGGTGCATTCGTCTCCGACGGCTTCGGTGTGGTGCACCGCAAGCAGGCCTCGGTGTACGACGTCGCGAACATCCTGCCGCACTACGCCGGCACGCTGGTGGCCACCGAGGTCAAGGTGCTCGAGCAGCTGACCAGCTCGACCGAGCGACCGTATGCCGTCGTGCTCGGTGGCTCGAAGGTGTCCGACAAGCTCGCGGTCATCGAGAACCTCGCCACCAAGGCCGACAGCATCGTCATCGGCGGCGGCATGTGCTTCACCTTCCTTGCGGCCCAAGGGCTTTCGGTCGGTACCTCGCTGTTGCAGGAGGAGATGATCGACACCTGTAAGCGGCTGCTGGACACCTACGCCGACGTCATCCACCTCCCCGTCGACATCGTGGTGGCCGACAAGTTCGCCGCCGACGCCGTGCCGGAGACCGTCGCCTCCGACCGCATCCCGGACGGCAAGATGGGCCTGGACATCGGCCCCGAGTCGGTCAAGCGCTTCACCGCGCTGCTGTCCAACGCCAAGACCGTGTTCTGGAACGGCCCGATGGGTGTCTTCGAGTTCCCCGCCTTCGCCGACGGCACCCGGGGCGTCGCCGAGGCCATCATCACCGCAACGTCCAAGGGCGCGTTCAGCGTCGTGGGTGGCGGCGACTCGGCTGCCGCGGTGCGCCAGCTCGAACTCGCCGAGGACGGCTTCTCCCACATCTCGACCGGCGGCGGCGCGTCACTGGAGTACCTCGAGGGCAAGACCCTCCCGGGCATCGAAGTTCTGGGGTCGTAG
- the tpiA gene encoding triose-phosphate isomerase, protein MARKPLIAGNWKMNLNHFEAIALVQKIAFALPDKYFAKVDVTVLPPFTDLRSVQTLVDGDKLLLTYGAQDVSQHDSGAYTGEISGAFLAKLGCTFVVVGHSERRTYHHEDDALVAAKAKAALKHGLTPIVCIGEGLDVREAGNHVEHCTSQLTGSLAGLSADEISQVVIAYEPVWAIGTGRVASAGDAQEVCAAIRSTLGELASPEIAATVRVLYGGSVNAKNVGELVAKPDIDGALVGGASLDGEQFATLSAIAAGGPLP, encoded by the coding sequence ATGGCGCGTAAGCCGCTCATCGCCGGCAACTGGAAGATGAACCTCAATCACTTCGAGGCCATCGCCCTGGTACAGAAGATCGCATTCGCCTTGCCGGACAAGTACTTCGCCAAGGTCGACGTCACCGTCCTGCCGCCGTTCACCGACCTGCGCAGCGTGCAGACCCTGGTCGACGGCGACAAGCTGCTGCTCACCTACGGCGCCCAGGACGTGTCCCAGCACGACTCCGGCGCCTACACCGGTGAGATCAGTGGCGCGTTCCTGGCCAAGCTGGGCTGCACGTTCGTCGTCGTCGGGCACTCCGAGCGCCGGACCTACCACCACGAGGACGACGCCCTGGTCGCCGCGAAGGCCAAGGCCGCGCTCAAGCACGGCCTGACCCCGATCGTGTGCATCGGCGAGGGGTTGGACGTCCGCGAGGCCGGTAACCACGTCGAGCACTGCACCAGCCAGCTCACGGGCTCGCTGGCGGGGCTGTCGGCGGACGAGATCAGCCAGGTGGTCATCGCCTATGAGCCCGTCTGGGCCATCGGCACCGGGCGCGTGGCCAGCGCCGGCGACGCGCAGGAGGTGTGCGCCGCCATCCGCTCGACCCTGGGCGAGCTGGCGTCGCCCGAGATCGCCGCGACCGTGCGCGTGCTCTACGGCGGCTCGGTCAACGCCAAGAACGTCGGCGAGTTGGTCGCCAAGCCCGACATCGACGGCGCGCTGGTCGGCGGCGCATCCCTCGACGGCGAGCAGTTCGCGACGCTGTCGGCGATCGCCGCGGGCGGTCCGCTGCCCTGA
- the secG gene encoding preprotein translocase subunit SecG, with protein MILALQITLIITSVLVVLLVLLHRAKGGGLSTLFGGGVQSSLSGSTVVEKNLDRLTYFITGIWLVSIIGIALQIKYGA; from the coding sequence ATGATTTTGGCCCTGCAGATCACGTTGATCATCACCAGCGTGTTGGTTGTGTTGCTGGTGTTGCTCCACCGGGCCAAGGGTGGCGGTCTGTCGACCCTGTTCGGCGGCGGTGTGCAGTCCAGCCTGTCCGGGTCCACCGTGGTCGAGAAGAACCTCGACCGACTGACCTACTTCATCACCGGCATCTGGCTGGTGTCGATCATCGGCATCGCGCTGCAGATCAAGTACGGCGCCTAG
- a CDS encoding MspA family porin, with product MLLCVAGGVASADPLPVADVRQAVNTEDGWRLGVSLTQMTVNSVPNMAATAFTREGFVTGRAEAAIDGSGSSAVNNGTLIVGLQLGCQVDLSEGASVGGDADIGINPGFSGNVLNAIGPYADLEGNVSVNLLPGTITNVVLGKKSLKGRTGGITVHDAHVKVDGCGGAVAVRFFSTVTIDTDKNDDSVNAYGDILQL from the coding sequence GTGCTGCTCTGCGTGGCCGGTGGTGTGGCGTCTGCCGATCCGCTGCCGGTCGCCGATGTCCGCCAGGCCGTCAACACCGAAGATGGCTGGCGCCTTGGGGTTTCGCTCACCCAGATGACCGTCAACTCGGTGCCCAACATGGCGGCGACGGCCTTCACGCGCGAAGGCTTCGTCACCGGCCGGGCCGAGGCCGCCATCGACGGGAGCGGCTCGTCGGCTGTCAACAACGGGACGTTGATCGTGGGCCTGCAGCTGGGCTGCCAGGTCGACCTCAGCGAGGGCGCCAGCGTCGGCGGCGACGCCGACATCGGAATCAACCCCGGATTCAGCGGAAACGTGCTGAATGCCATCGGTCCCTACGCCGATCTGGAGGGCAACGTCTCGGTGAACCTGCTGCCGGGCACGATCACCAACGTCGTGCTCGGCAAGAAATCGCTGAAGGGCCGCACCGGCGGCATCACCGTCCACGACGCCCACGTCAAGGTCGACGGCTGCGGCGGAGCAGTGGCCGTCCGGTTCTTCTCGACGGTGACGATCGACACCGACAAGAACGACGACAGCGTGAACGCCTACGGCGACATCCTGCAGCTATGA
- the ppc gene encoding phosphoenolpyruvate carboxylase yields the protein MAEVPNAPDTTLLPIGSVQRTELGREATEPMREDIRLLGAILGDTVREQNGDAVFDLVERARVGSFRVRRSEIDRAELAALFSGIDIHQAIPVIRAFTHFALLANVAEDIHRERRRAVHVAAGESPQDSSLAATYRKLDEAGGLDGATVADALRGALVSPVITAHPTETRRRTIFDTQNRITDLMRLRLHGHSLTRDDRDIETELRRHILTLWQTALIRLSRLKIQDEIATGLRYYPAAFFDVIPRVNAEVRGALQARWPGEPLLETPILRPGSWIGGDRDGNPNVTADVVRLATGSAAYTAFDRYFAELLALEHELSMSARLVRVSDALQELADQHPEPAHADEPYRQALHVLRGRLTATAAEILDRQPEHELDLGLPPYATPAELLADLDVIDASLRAGGTSVLADDRLARLRESVRVFGFHLCGLDLRQNSEVHEQVVAELLAWAGVHPDYASLPEDERVAVLVEELSTRRPLVGRDAQLSELARKELDIVAAAARAVEVFGSEAVPNYIISMCQSVSDLLEAGVLLKEAGLLDAAGPEPYSPVGIVPLFETIDDLQRGSAILEAALAIPLYRSIVTARGDHQEVMLGYSDSNKDGGYLAANWALYRAELDLVESARKTGIRLRLFHGRGGTVGRGGGPSYDAILAQPPGAVRGSLRITEQGEVIAAKYAEPHAAHRNLETLLAATLESTLLDVEGLGDAAAPAYDVLDDLAARAQRAYSELVHETPGFVEYFKASTPVSEIGALNIGSRPTSRKPTTSIADLRAIPWVLAWSQSRVMLPGWYGTGTAFEEFIDNTDGGLEVLQDLYAKWPFFRTVLSNMAQVLAKSDLGLAARYSELVDDEALRHRVFDKIAAEHERTIRMHALITGHDDLLADNPALARSVFNRFPYLEPLNHLQVELLRRYRSGDDAELVQRGILLTMSGLATALRNSG from the coding sequence ATGGCCGAGGTTCCGAACGCTCCCGACACCACGCTGCTGCCGATCGGATCGGTTCAGCGCACCGAACTGGGCCGTGAGGCCACCGAACCCATGCGCGAAGACATCCGGCTGCTCGGCGCCATTCTCGGTGACACGGTGCGCGAGCAGAACGGTGACGCCGTCTTCGACCTCGTGGAGCGGGCGCGGGTCGGATCGTTCCGCGTGCGTCGTTCCGAGATCGACCGGGCGGAGCTCGCAGCGTTGTTCTCCGGCATCGACATTCATCAGGCCATCCCGGTGATCAGGGCATTCACGCATTTCGCGCTGCTGGCCAACGTCGCCGAGGACATTCACCGCGAACGGCGGCGCGCGGTGCACGTGGCAGCGGGGGAGTCGCCGCAGGACAGCAGCCTGGCCGCGACGTACCGCAAGCTGGACGAAGCCGGGGGATTGGACGGTGCCACGGTCGCCGACGCGCTGCGCGGTGCGCTGGTCTCGCCGGTGATCACCGCCCATCCCACCGAAACCCGGCGGCGCACCATCTTCGACACCCAGAACCGGATCACGGACCTGATGCGGCTGCGGTTGCACGGGCACAGCCTGACGCGCGACGACCGCGACATCGAGACCGAGCTGCGCCGGCACATCCTCACGCTGTGGCAGACGGCGCTGATCCGCTTGTCGCGGTTGAAGATTCAAGACGAGATCGCCACCGGGCTGCGTTACTACCCGGCTGCGTTCTTCGACGTCATCCCACGCGTCAACGCGGAGGTGCGCGGCGCGCTGCAGGCCCGCTGGCCGGGTGAGCCGCTGCTGGAGACGCCGATCCTGCGGCCCGGTTCATGGATCGGCGGTGACCGCGACGGCAATCCCAACGTCACCGCCGACGTGGTACGCCTGGCCACCGGCAGTGCGGCCTACACCGCATTCGACCGCTACTTCGCCGAACTCCTTGCGCTGGAACACGAATTGTCGATGTCGGCGCGGCTGGTCCGCGTCAGCGATGCGCTGCAGGAGTTGGCCGACCAGCATCCCGAACCGGCCCACGCCGACGAACCGTACCGCCAGGCGCTGCACGTGCTGCGCGGGCGCCTGACGGCCACCGCCGCCGAGATTCTCGACCGGCAGCCCGAGCACGAGCTGGACCTCGGCCTGCCGCCGTACGCCACGCCCGCCGAACTGCTCGCCGACCTGGACGTCATCGACGCCTCGTTGCGCGCCGGCGGCACCAGCGTGCTGGCCGACGACCGGCTGGCCCGGTTGCGAGAGTCGGTGCGCGTCTTCGGGTTCCATCTGTGTGGCCTGGACTTGCGCCAGAACTCCGAAGTGCACGAGCAGGTGGTGGCTGAGCTGTTGGCCTGGGCCGGTGTGCACCCCGACTACGCCTCGCTGCCGGAGGACGAGCGGGTCGCCGTCCTGGTCGAGGAGCTGTCCACGCGGCGGCCGCTGGTGGGGCGCGACGCCCAGCTGTCGGAACTGGCGCGCAAGGAACTGGACATCGTCGCGGCGGCTGCCCGGGCCGTCGAGGTGTTCGGGTCCGAGGCCGTCCCCAACTACATCATCTCGATGTGTCAGTCGGTATCCGATCTCCTCGAGGCGGGAGTGCTGCTCAAAGAGGCCGGCCTGCTCGATGCCGCGGGGCCCGAGCCGTACAGCCCGGTCGGCATCGTGCCCTTGTTCGAGACCATTGACGACCTGCAACGCGGGTCGGCCATTCTGGAAGCGGCCCTTGCCATTCCGCTGTACCGGTCGATCGTCACCGCCCGCGGCGACCACCAGGAGGTCATGCTCGGCTACTCCGACTCCAACAAGGACGGCGGGTACCTGGCGGCCAACTGGGCGCTGTACCGCGCCGAGCTCGATCTCGTGGAATCGGCGCGCAAGACCGGAATCCGGCTGCGGCTGTTCCATGGCCGCGGCGGCACCGTCGGCCGCGGTGGTGGCCCGAGCTACGACGCGATCCTCGCCCAGCCGCCCGGTGCGGTCCGGGGCTCGCTGCGGATCACCGAGCAGGGTGAGGTGATCGCCGCCAAGTACGCCGAACCGCATGCCGCACATCGGAATCTGGAGACCCTGCTGGCCGCGACCCTCGAATCGACCCTGCTCGACGTCGAAGGGCTCGGCGACGCCGCGGCACCCGCTTACGACGTGCTCGACGATCTCGCCGCCCGCGCGCAACGGGCCTACAGCGAATTGGTGCACGAGACACCGGGATTCGTCGAGTACTTCAAGGCGTCGACGCCCGTCAGCGAGATCGGTGCGCTCAACATCGGCAGCCGCCCGACGTCCCGCAAGCCGACCACGTCGATCGCCGATCTGCGGGCCATCCCGTGGGTGCTGGCCTGGAGCCAGTCGCGCGTCATGCTGCCCGGCTGGTACGGCACCGGGACCGCGTTCGAGGAATTCATCGACAACACCGACGGCGGCCTCGAGGTGCTGCAGGACCTGTACGCGAAGTGGCCGTTCTTCCGGACCGTGCTGTCCAACATGGCGCAGGTGCTCGCCAAGTCGGATCTGGGCCTGGCGGCGCGGTATTCGGAGCTCGTGGACGACGAGGCCCTGCGCCACCGGGTGTTCGACAAGATCGCTGCCGAACATGAGCGGACCATCCGGATGCACGCCCTGATCACCGGCCACGACGACCTGCTCGCCGACAACCCGGCCCTCGCACGGTCGGTGTTCAACCGGTTCCCGTACCTGGAGCCGCTCAACCACCTCCAGGTCGAGCTGCTGCGCCGCTACCGCTCGGGCGACGACGCCGAACTCGTGCAGCGCGGCATTCTCCTGACCATGAGTGGGTTGGCCACCGCGCTGCGCAACAGCGGGTAG
- a CDS encoding DUF6131 family protein, with product MIVAGIVLIIAGMLLNTNLPLVPIGVVLLVIGLVLMAMGRMGRPAFGRRHYY from the coding sequence ATGATCGTCGCCGGAATCGTCCTCATCATCGCCGGCATGCTGCTCAACACCAACCTGCCCCTGGTGCCCATCGGAGTCGTCCTTCTCGTCATCGGCTTGGTACTGATGGCCATGGGACGGATGGGACGCCCCGCATTCGGCCGCCGCCACTACTACTAG
- a CDS encoding CsbD family protein, which yields MSITRTMANKAEAAKGALKKFIGQSTGNTRLRTEGRVDQFKGNAKQAGSNIKNAFKP from the coding sequence ATGAGCATCACCAGGACCATGGCCAACAAGGCCGAGGCCGCCAAAGGCGCCTTGAAGAAGTTCATCGGCCAGAGCACCGGCAACACCCGGTTGCGCACCGAAGGCCGGGTCGATCAGTTCAAAGGCAACGCCAAACAGGCCGGCTCCAACATCAAAAACGCTTTCAAACCCTAA
- a CDS encoding HNH endonuclease signature motif containing protein yields MATDRATVFAAHAALENAVTEINEFDYSGLSVTDQLELLSRREVLARRMPVADHALLAGLQGQTTPREIGAKSWADALTIRLHISADEARRRVRDMADLGPRTAVTGETLAPAYEHIAAAQAAGAIGAEHIAIMNTFVKNLPAWVDTTTRSQCEETLITNAAAGQTPEELKAAADLQLYLLDQDGPLPDDAERARKRSFRIGKQQPDGMSKVQGWLDPEARATLEAVQAKLGAPGMCNPADPTPCQSGTPTQAQIDNDTRSAEQRNHDALTAMGRITLGTDLGHHNGIPVTIVVTTTLQELEHGTGLALTHTGSKLPIPDLIRMAARSAQPYLLVFDKHTNVPLYLGRSRRTASLGQRLALFGRDRGCTRPNCTAPASRSQAHHVNTDWRDDGPTDITNLALACGCDNRLADTGGWTTTMKNGRAHWTPPQLLDVDQPRTNQYWHPQLYPAEGEGDSESDSPAN; encoded by the coding sequence ATGGCCACGGACCGCGCCACCGTCTTCGCCGCTCATGCGGCGCTGGAGAATGCGGTCACCGAGATCAACGAGTTCGACTACAGCGGCCTATCGGTCACTGATCAACTCGAACTGCTGTCGCGCCGGGAAGTGCTCGCGCGCCGCATGCCGGTCGCCGACCACGCACTTCTGGCGGGCCTTCAAGGGCAAACCACGCCGCGCGAGATCGGAGCGAAGAGTTGGGCCGACGCCCTGACCATCCGCCTTCACATCTCCGCAGATGAGGCCCGGCGACGCGTCCGCGACATGGCCGATCTGGGCCCACGCACCGCTGTCACCGGCGAGACGCTGGCACCGGCGTACGAACACATCGCCGCAGCCCAAGCCGCGGGCGCGATCGGCGCCGAACACATCGCGATCATGAACACGTTCGTCAAGAACCTGCCCGCCTGGGTGGACACCACCACCCGCAGCCAATGCGAAGAAACGCTGATCACCAACGCCGCCGCAGGTCAAACCCCCGAAGAACTCAAAGCGGCCGCCGATCTGCAGTTGTACCTGCTCGACCAGGACGGGCCACTACCCGATGACGCCGAACGCGCCCGCAAACGCAGCTTCCGAATCGGCAAGCAGCAACCCGACGGAATGTCCAAGGTGCAGGGCTGGCTCGACCCCGAAGCGCGCGCCACCCTCGAAGCAGTCCAGGCCAAACTCGGCGCCCCCGGCATGTGCAACCCCGCCGACCCCACACCATGTCAGTCGGGCACACCCACTCAGGCCCAGATCGACAACGACACCCGCAGCGCCGAACAACGCAACCACGACGCCCTCACCGCAATGGGCCGGATCACCCTCGGCACCGACCTCGGCCATCACAACGGCATACCCGTCACCATCGTGGTCACCACCACCCTGCAAGAACTCGAACACGGTACCGGGCTGGCCCTCACCCACACCGGCTCCAAACTGCCCATCCCTGACCTGATCCGGATGGCCGCCCGCAGCGCCCAACCGTATCTGCTCGTGTTCGACAAGCACACCAACGTCCCCCTGTACCTGGGCCGCAGCCGCCGCACCGCATCACTGGGACAGCGGCTGGCACTGTTCGGCCGCGACCGCGGCTGCACCCGCCCCAACTGCACCGCCCCCGCCTCGCGCTCCCAAGCTCACCACGTGAATACCGACTGGCGTGACGACGGACCCACCGACATCACCAATCTCGCCTTGGCGTGCGGCTGCGACAACCGCCTCGCCGACACCGGCGGCTGGACCACCACCATGAAAAACGGCAGAGCCCACTGGACCCCACCACAACTACTCGACGTCGACCAACCAAGAACCAACCAATACTGGCACCCGCAGCTCTACCCCGCCGAAGGCGAAGGTGACAGCGAAAGTGACAGTCCCGCAAATTGA
- the pgl gene encoding 6-phosphogluconolactonase: MSEQIIEKYSDADALVTAVGDRLVTAINGAIEARGVAYIVLTGGGTGIKLLKHVGGHPIDWAKVHLFWGDDRFVPADDADRNSKQAREALLNSVAIPTENVHAMAASDGEFGDDIDAAATAYARELAEVAGNGSPTPEFDVHLLGMGGEGHINSLFPHTDAVRETARYVVAVTDSPKPPPRRITLTLPAVRRAREVWLVVAGAEKADAVAAAVGGAAPEDIPAAGAIGTEATVWLLDAAAAAKL, encoded by the coding sequence ATGTCTGAACAGATCATCGAAAAGTATTCCGACGCAGACGCTCTGGTGACCGCGGTCGGCGATCGCCTCGTGACGGCCATCAACGGCGCCATCGAGGCCCGCGGCGTGGCGTACATCGTGCTGACCGGCGGCGGAACCGGCATCAAGTTGCTCAAGCATGTCGGCGGGCATCCGATCGACTGGGCCAAGGTGCACCTGTTCTGGGGTGACGACCGTTTCGTGCCGGCCGACGACGCGGACCGGAACAGCAAGCAGGCGCGCGAGGCGTTGCTGAATTCTGTTGCCATTCCGACGGAGAACGTGCATGCGATGGCCGCCAGCGATGGCGAGTTCGGCGACGACATCGACGCCGCGGCCACCGCCTACGCGCGCGAGCTGGCCGAGGTGGCCGGGAATGGTTCGCCGACACCGGAATTCGACGTGCACCTGTTGGGCATGGGCGGCGAGGGCCACATCAATTCGCTGTTCCCGCACACCGACGCGGTGCGCGAGACGGCACGGTACGTCGTCGCTGTCACCGACTCCCCCAAGCCACCGCCGCGGCGGATCACCCTGACGCTGCCCGCAGTCCGCCGCGCCCGTGAGGTGTGGCTGGTCGTGGCCGGTGCCGAGAAGGCCGACGCGGTCGCGGCCGCCGTCGGTGGCGCTGCGCCAGAAGACATTCCAGCAGCCGGCGCCATCGGCACCGAGGCGACGGTGTGGTTGCTCGACGCGGCCGCGGCGGCGAAGCTGTAG
- the opcA gene encoding glucose-6-phosphate dehydrogenase assembly protein OpcA yields the protein MILELPDTDTGAINKKIVALREEGGAITLGRVLTLVVAPDTEAMLEEAIDAANTASREHPCRVIVVIPGDRLATEARLDAQLRVGRDAGANEVVVLRLSGPLAGHASSVVTPFLLPDTPVVTWWPDVAPAVPAADPLGKLAIRRITDATNGEDPLACIKSRLAGYTSGDTDLAWSRVTYWRALLAAALDQAPYEPITEALVSGLKDEPALDILAGWLAACIDGPVTRAVGDLKVVLTRPSETITLSRPQTGVTASLTRTGRPEAHIPLARREARDCLAEEMRRLDADEIYHRALVGLDKVVYV from the coding sequence GTGATTCTCGAACTGCCCGACACCGATACCGGTGCGATCAACAAGAAGATCGTCGCCCTGCGCGAAGAGGGCGGCGCCATCACCCTCGGGCGGGTGCTGACCCTGGTGGTGGCACCTGACACCGAAGCCATGCTGGAAGAGGCTATCGACGCGGCCAACACCGCCAGCCGCGAACACCCGTGCCGCGTCATCGTGGTGATCCCGGGTGACCGCCTTGCCACCGAGGCCCGCCTGGACGCCCAACTCCGGGTGGGCCGCGATGCCGGCGCCAATGAGGTTGTGGTGCTTCGCCTTTCGGGGCCGCTGGCCGGCCACGCCAGCAGCGTGGTGACGCCATTCCTGCTTCCGGATACCCCGGTGGTCACCTGGTGGCCCGATGTGGCACCGGCGGTGCCGGCGGCCGACCCGTTGGGCAAGCTGGCCATCCGCCGGATCACCGACGCCACCAACGGCGAAGACCCGCTGGCGTGCATCAAGAGCCGACTGGCCGGCTACACGTCCGGGGACACCGATCTGGCCTGGAGCCGGGTGACCTACTGGCGGGCGCTGCTCGCCGCCGCGCTGGATCAGGCACCGTATGAACCGATCACCGAAGCATTGGTGTCGGGGCTGAAAGACGAACCGGCCCTGGACATCTTGGCCGGCTGGCTGGCGGCCTGCATCGACGGTCCTGTGACACGTGCAGTCGGCGATCTCAAAGTCGTGCTGACCCGGCCGAGCGAGACCATCACGCTGAGCCGCCCGCAGACCGGTGTCACCGCGTCGCTCACCCGCACCGGCCGACCGGAGGCCCACATTCCGCTGGCGCGCAGGGAAGCTCGCGACTGCCTCGCCGAAGAGATGCGCCGGCTCGATGCCGACGAGATCTACCATCGCGCCCTGGTGGGCCTGGACAAGGTCGTTTATGTCTGA
- the zwf gene encoding glucose-6-phosphate dehydrogenase: MSDSSGRPTDWVNPLRDKRDKRMPRIAGPCAVVIFGVTGDLARKKLMPAIYDLANRGLLPPSFALVGFARRDWADEDFGKVVYDAVKQHARTPFRQEVWDRLAEGFRFVQGTFDDDAAFQRLRDTLHKLDEERGTGGNHAFYLSIPPNAFPQVCEQLSTSGLANKSDGSWSRVVIEKPFGHDLASAEALNGVVNSVFPESSVFRIDHYLGKETVQNILALRFANELFEPVWNAHYVDSVQITMAEDIGLGGRGGYYDGVGAARDVIQNHLLQLLALTALEEPVNFSPHELQAEKIKVLSATHLAEPLDETTARGQYAAGWQGGQKVVGLLDEEGFSKTSTTETYAAITVEVDTRRWAGVPFYLRTGKRLGRRVTEIALVFKRAPHLPFDATMTDELGQNALVIRVQPDEGITLRFGSKVPGHLMEVRDVSMDFSYGSAFAEDSPEAYERLILDVLLGEPSLFPVNAEVELSWKILDPALEHWAAQDRAGGRPEAYEAGTWGPDSAFEMLRRTGREWRRP, encoded by the coding sequence ATGAGCGACAGCAGCGGGCGGCCGACGGACTGGGTGAACCCGCTGCGGGACAAGCGTGACAAGCGCATGCCCCGCATCGCCGGCCCGTGCGCGGTCGTGATCTTCGGTGTCACAGGCGATCTCGCCCGGAAGAAGCTCATGCCGGCGATCTACGACCTCGCCAACCGGGGTCTCTTGCCGCCGTCGTTCGCCTTGGTCGGGTTCGCCCGGCGAGACTGGGCCGACGAGGATTTCGGCAAGGTCGTCTACGACGCCGTCAAACAACATGCTCGGACACCGTTCCGGCAGGAGGTCTGGGATCGACTGGCCGAGGGATTCCGGTTCGTGCAGGGCACGTTCGACGACGACGCGGCGTTCCAACGGCTGCGTGACACGTTGCACAAGCTCGACGAGGAACGCGGCACCGGCGGCAATCACGCGTTCTACCTGTCGATTCCGCCGAACGCGTTCCCGCAGGTGTGCGAGCAGCTGTCGACGTCCGGCCTGGCCAACAAGTCGGACGGGTCCTGGAGCCGGGTGGTCATCGAGAAGCCGTTCGGTCACGACCTGGCCAGCGCCGAAGCGCTCAACGGGGTCGTCAACAGTGTGTTCCCGGAGTCGTCGGTGTTCCGCATCGACCACTACCTGGGCAAGGAGACCGTCCAGAACATCCTGGCCCTGCGGTTCGCCAACGAGTTGTTCGAGCCGGTGTGGAACGCCCATTACGTCGACAGTGTGCAGATCACCATGGCCGAAGACATCGGGCTCGGTGGCCGCGGCGGTTACTACGACGGGGTGGGCGCTGCCCGCGACGTCATTCAGAACCACCTCCTGCAGCTGCTCGCGCTGACGGCGCTGGAGGAGCCGGTCAACTTCTCGCCGCATGAACTGCAAGCCGAGAAGATCAAGGTGCTGTCGGCGACGCACCTGGCCGAGCCGCTGGACGAGACCACGGCACGCGGTCAGTACGCCGCCGGCTGGCAGGGCGGGCAGAAGGTCGTCGGGCTGCTCGATGAGGAAGGCTTCTCGAAGACGTCCACCACCGAGACATACGCCGCGATCACCGTCGAGGTGGACACCCGACGGTGGGCCGGGGTGCCGTTCTACCTGCGCACCGGAAAACGGTTGGGGCGCAGGGTCACCGAGATCGCGCTGGTGTTCAAGCGGGCCCCGCACCTGCCGTTCGATGCGACGATGACCGACGAGCTCGGGCAGAACGCATTGGTGATCCGGGTGCAGCCCGACGAAGGCATCACCCTGCGGTTCGGTTCGAAGGTGCCCGGGCATCTCATGGAGGTGCGCGACGTCAGCATGGACTTCTCGTACGGTTCGGCGTTCGCCGAGGACTCCCCCGAAGCCTACGAACGACTGATCCTCGATGTCCTGCTCGGCGAACCGTCGCTGTTCCCGGTCAACGCCGAAGTCGAATTGTCCTGGAAGATATTGGATCCCGCGCTCGAACATTGGGCGGCGCAGGACCGCGCCGGCGGCCGGCCCGAGGCCTACGAAGCAGGCACATGGGGGCCGGATTCGGCGTTCGAGATGTTGCGGCGTACCGGCCGCGAATGGAGGCGGCCGTGA